Genomic DNA from Acidobacteriota bacterium:
TACAGGACGAACCCGCCCCCAGCGAGGACAGCGAGGATCGGCGCGAGAATCCGGCGCCGCAGACCGATCGCCGCGAGCGTGATTCCGCCGATCACCGCTGCCGTAAGGCCCGCAACGCCTTTCGAGCTCAGAATCGCCGCCGCAAACCCGTAGCAGAGGATCGTCGACAGCTCGACGAACCGCGCGTGGAAGGGGCGTTTCTGCTCGAAGGTATCGATGATGGCAAACAGAATCGCGAGAATCAGCGCGACCCAGCCTACTGCCGTGTCGTCGATCCAATCCGAAAGGCTGGCGCCAAGGAAAGCCACCGAAGCCAGACCGATCCAGGGATTGAGCAGACGGATCGCAGAGACTGCCAGAGCAACACCAATGGCCGCCAGCCCCGCCGGAACCGAATCTCCGCCGGGAGACGTGACGATCATGACGGCTCCGATCGACCAGAGCGCCTCCTCGACCCCATGCCGGAAGAACCGCCGCCGGTCGATCAGCAGCTCGCCCGCTGCAATCGAGAACAATCCAATGAAAAGTTGCGCGGGTTCCTGCTCGAGAATGTCGAAGAGGATGACGATTCCGAACGACGCATAGATCCCGACTGCCGTCAGGGCGAAGAGCGCGAGACGGGGAAAGGTCGAGGTCGTTCTCCATTCGAGCTCCCGCGCAACGGTCACGGGATTCTCGCCCACGCGCTTCGCGGCGGCGATCATTCTCTCGACCGCAACCGTCGGCCGGAATCTCACCGCGACCTCCGCTTCGAGAGGAACCAGACCGTGAAGCCGACGAGGACGAGCGAGGTCAGCGCGATCCAGATCGTCGCAAACTCCGACTGGACTTCGCTCAGAACCAGCGCGTCGAGGCCGATGGCTCCATAGACGACCGCGTAGAACAGCTCCTCGTCCCGCGTACCCGCTCTCGCTCGAACGATGGCGAACGCGGCGAGCACGATCAGGATCGCGAGACCGATCCACCGCGCCTCATCGGAGACGATCCAGCAGATCGCGCCGATGAATGCGAGATTGATGGCGAAGCCCCGGAAGTACGGAGTGAACTTCGATGGTGCGGCCAGCCGTGCATCGAGCAATCCCCAGATCGCGATCGAGCCGGCGGCGGCGAGGAGCCGCCCTCCCGCTCCGAACGCACCGGCGGAGAGAAACTGACCGCTCCGCTCGACTCCCCACCACCCGGCGAGCGAAACGATCGCGACGGTCATGACCGCGCGCGATCCGAAGCGATAGGCGGTCGCGCCATGGAAGGCGGCGAGAAGCAGCAGATGCCAGGACCACCGGCTTCCGAGGACCGCGTAGCGGATCTCGATCCACGCGATCGCGGTCGAGAACAGCAGTGCTCCCAGCAGAAGAACGATCTCGCCGACGGTCGCTTCCGCGCTTCCCCGCCTCGTTGCCCATCCGTAGCAGATCGCGGAGGTCAGAAGGACGGTCGCGATGCCGATGATGTGGACCGTCTCGCCGGGTGTCTCGGCGAGCCACATCGCCGCGGCACCGACGATCAGGCTGACACCCGCCAGCATCAGGAACCGAAGCGGCGACCAGATCGAGAAGATCTCCCGACGCTCGATGCGCACGAGCTGCTCGCCGGCACCGCGCTGTTCGATCTCTGGGACGAGCCGGAGCATTGTTTTTTGAAGGATTTAAGGATGTGAGGATATAAGGATATGAGGAGGAGAGATTTGAGGATATGCGGATTGGGGGACGCCGGAAATCATGAGGATGGCGCGCACTTGAGGGAGAAGGTCCAACATCCTTAAATCCTTAAATCCTCATATCCTTATATCCTCTTCTTTTCATATCCTCTTCTCAGCCGGGTAATCATCTTCGCGGATCAGGATCTCGCGCGGCTTCGATCCCTGGCTCGGGCCGACGATTCCGTTCGCTTCCATCATCTCGATGAGACGCGCGGCGCGGGAGTAACCGAGGCGGAGACGTCGCTGCAGATAGGAGGCGGACGCCTGTCCGGTCGTCAGTACCGTCCGAACGGCCTCGTCGTACTTCGGATCGTCGAGGAACTCGATTCCGTCGGCTCCGGTCTTTTCTTCCGGCGCCGCCGTGACCTCTTCGATGTAATCGGGGTCTCCCTGGCATTTCTTGACGAACTCCACCACCTCGGAGATCTCCTGCTCCGAGACGTAAGCGCCGTGCAGACGACGCATCCGCGCCGTCCCGGGCGGGAGGAAGAGCATGTCGCCGTTCCCGAGAAGCTTTTCGGCACCCTGCGTGTCGAGAATCGTTCGGGAGTCGATTCTGGAGGCGACCTGATAGGCGATGCGTGAGGGAAAGTTCGCCTTGATGACGCCGGTGATGACATCGACCGACGGGCGCTGCGTTGCGAGAATCAGATGGATACCGACCGCGCGCGCCTTCTGAGCGAGCCGTGCCACCGAATCCTCCACCTCTTTCGAAGCCACCATCATCAGATCGGCGAACTCGTCGATGATCACGACGATGTAGTGCATGTGCTGGAGCAGATCGATCTGCTCCTCGTTCAGTCTCGCCTTCCGCTTTTCGAGTCGCGCAGAGTCTTCGAGGAGCTCGTTGAACTGCACGATGTTGCGCACGCCGCAGCTTGCGAGGAGGCGATACCGGTTCTCCATCTCCTGAACGGTCCAGAGGAGAGCATTCGCGGCCAGCTTCGGATCGGTGACGATCGGATGGAGCAGATGGGGGACGTCTTCGTAAACCTTGAGCTCGACCAGCTTGGGATCGATCATCAGGAGTCTCAGGTCGCTCGGAAAGCTCTTGTAGAGGAGCGAGACGATCATCGAGTTCAGACCGACCGACTTCCCTGCGCCCGTCGCACCGGCGACGAGAAGATGCGGCATCCTGGCGAGATCGGTCACGACGGGCTCGCCGTGGATGTCCTTTCCGAGCGCGACGGTGACGGGCGACTGGCTTCTCTGGAAGGCCTTGGTGTCGATGATTTCCCTCAGCGCGATCAGGTCACGCCGGCTGTTGGGGATCTCGATCCCGACCGTCGACGAGCCGGAGATCCTCTCGATCCGGATCGATTCGGCCTCGAGGGCGAGCGCGAGATCGTCACCGAGATTCACGACCTTCGCGTACTTGACCCCCGGGGCCGGTTTGAACTCGAAGGTGGTAACGACGGGGCCGGGATGATATGCGGTGACCTCCCCCTCGACGTTGAACTCGCCTGCGGTCTGCTCGATGAGCTTCCCGAGATCCATGAACCGCCGGTGCTCCGACTCGTCGAGCTTACCGCCACCCGAGCCCTCGAGGAGCAGACCGACGTGCGGCAGCCGCCTGGAGGAAGTCGTGCGGGTGCGGCGCGGAGCCGGCGTGCTCTTCGGCGGCTTGAAGTTCGATTCGTCACCGAGGATGAGCCCATCAGCCTCGGCTTCGTCACGTCTGAGCTTGCGGCGGGAGATGCTAGTCACGTTTTCCTCGAGGGCCTCGCGCTCGAAGAACGTCCCCTCCTCCCTCACCTCCTCCGGATCGCGACCCATCTCGGCGGCGGCGCGTCGGAGATCGTCTCGGGTGACGCGGCGCACGCTGAACGAACCGGGACCGCTGACCTGTCGAACGGCCGGCGTTCGATCGACGACGGGCCGGATCAGTTCGGCAGTTGCGGGCGTCTGTTCGAGATGCTTTCTGACGACGACCGATTTCATCCGGTCTTTCCGGCGCCGCTCGGTGAGTCGGGACCAGTGAACCAGCAGGACACTCCAGCCGTACGCGATGAGCTGTCGGAGTCGGGAGAAGATGTCGGCGAGGCTGACGCGAGTAGCAAGCAGAAGCCCGACGAGAAGTAACGTCACGAGCGCGATGGCAGCACCCGTCGCGTTCATGTTCGCTGCAATTGCCGCTCGGATCTGCTCCCCGAAATAGCCTCCGGCATCGACCAGCGCCCCTCGGAACCAGAACTGACCCAGCGCCAGATCGAGCAGCGGCGGAATGACCGTCAGCAGAATGACGACACCGAGAAACTTCGTCCTGAAGTGATCGACCTCCTCGCCCCAGAATCGCTTCCAGCCCAGCAGCACCAGAACTGCCGGAACGAAGAGCGCTCCCGCCCCGAGAAAGCTGACCAGCAGCCATGCCACCGTGGCACCGTAATAGCCGATGGCGTTGGAGATCGCAGGATTGCTGGATGTATTGAACGCCGAGGAGTCGCCGGGGTGGTAGGTGACCAGCGCGAGCGCAATGGTGATCCCGAGGGCGAGAATGATCACCCCGATCAGTTCATTGCCACGCCGGCTCCTGAAAAGCTCGTCCAGCTCCATCTTCCTCCCCTGCCCACACGACACACGTAGAGCCGCTTGCCTCGATGATAGCAAAAAAGCAGGATTCAGGAGACAGGATTCAGGAGACAGGATTCAGGAGACAGGATTCAGGAGACAGGATTCGGGAGACAGGATTCAGGAAACAGGATTCAGGAGACAGGATTCAGGAGACAGGATTCAGGAAACAGGATTCGGGAGACAGGAGCGAACCACTCGTCATTCTGAGCCCGGCGGAGCACGGGCGAAGAATCTGGGCGGGGGATCGTGAGTCATCGTTGCGGCTCACTCGTCAACTTTTTCCACGAGTCGCCACCCAGATCCTTCGCCGTCCTTCGGCGGCTCAGGATGACGAGGGGGTGGGTTTCGCGAGAGCAAACCTTCGTCCATGATCGTTGCAGTGCAGCAAGCTGGTCCCGCGTCTCTGGATCCTGAATCCTGTCTCCTGGATCCTGCCTTAAAAGGCTGCCGGCTCCTGGTAGGTGCCGAACACGTCCCGGAGAGCATCGGAGATCTCGCCCACCGAAGCGTATGCCTTCACACAGTCGAGGATGAATGGCATCGTGTTCTCGGTCTCGATCTTCGCGGCATCTCTGAGTGCCTGGAGAGTCCGCTCGACTTTCGCCTGATCCCGCTCGTTCCTGATCTCGTTCAGCGCGGCGATCTGCCCCTCGGCGATCGAGTCGTCGATGTAGAGGATGTCGTAGGGATCCTCCTCGTCCATCCGGAACTCGTTGACGCCGACGATGATCTTCTCTCCGCTGTCGATCGCACGCTGATAGCGGTACGACGCGTCCCAGATCTCGCGCTGCGGGAATCCGGCCTCGATCGCCTCGACCATACCGCCGAGCTCGTCGATCCGCCGGAAGTACTCGAGACACTCTGCCTCGATCCGGTTGGTCGCCTCTTCAACGAACCACGATCCACCGAGCGGGTCGGTGGTGTTCACCAGACCCGACTCATGAGCGATGACCTGCTGGGTCCGGAGTGCGATTCGAGCCGCCTGCTCGGTCGGCAGCGCCATCGTCTCGTCGAGCGAGTTCGTATGGA
This window encodes:
- a CDS encoding DNA translocase FtsK — protein: MNATGAAIALVTLLLVGLLLATRVSLADIFSRLRQLIAYGWSVLLVHWSRLTERRRKDRMKSVVVRKHLEQTPATAELIRPVVDRTPAVRQVSGPGSFSVRRVTRDDLRRAAAEMGRDPEEVREEGTFFEREALEENVTSISRRKLRRDEAEADGLILGDESNFKPPKSTPAPRRTRTTSSRRLPHVGLLLEGSGGGKLDESEHRRFMDLGKLIEQTAGEFNVEGEVTAYHPGPVVTTFEFKPAPGVKYAKVVNLGDDLALALEAESIRIERISGSSTVGIEIPNSRRDLIALREIIDTKAFQRSQSPVTVALGKDIHGEPVVTDLARMPHLLVAGATGAGKSVGLNSMIVSLLYKSFPSDLRLLMIDPKLVELKVYEDVPHLLHPIVTDPKLAANALLWTVQEMENRYRLLASCGVRNIVQFNELLEDSARLEKRKARLNEEQIDLLQHMHYIVVIIDEFADLMMVASKEVEDSVARLAQKARAVGIHLILATQRPSVDVITGVIKANFPSRIAYQVASRIDSRTILDTQGAEKLLGNGDMLFLPPGTARMRRLHGAYVSEQEISEVVEFVKKCQGDPDYIEEVTAAPEEKTGADGIEFLDDPKYDEAVRTVLTTGQASASYLQRRLRLGYSRAARLIEMMEANGIVGPSQGSKPREILIREDDYPAEKRI